A region from the Clavibacter sp. A6099 genome encodes:
- a CDS encoding FAD-dependent oxidoreductase: protein MTPQPAETQVVVIGAGQAGLSVAYHLQRLGLRMGEDAVVLDRGPGTGGAWQHRWAALRLGSAHRVADLPGMSELGISFATADRRLPARDVVRDHYARYEQHFDLLVARPVEVRAVLDAEAPPAVASRRRAAHPSDSARPLLVRATDGDRVARFVVNATGTWGAPFIPSYPGLATFRGRQLHTSGYRAAADLRGLRVLVVGGGTSAIGFLLELEGVAARTMWSTRRPVDFLEAGELDVEAAVRAVDLQDRAARAGEALPSIVSGTGVPRTRRIVAGIRRGVLDSRGPVARFEEDAVVWADGERDQVDAVIWATGFRPEIRHLAPLGLREKEGGVRVESGVSARDPRVFLAGYGPQASTIGANRAGRRVARQVVAALG, encoded by the coding sequence ATGACCCCCCAGCCGGCAGAGACCCAGGTCGTGGTCATCGGTGCCGGACAGGCCGGGCTCTCCGTCGCGTACCACCTGCAGCGGCTCGGCCTCCGCATGGGCGAAGACGCCGTCGTCCTCGACCGCGGGCCCGGGACCGGCGGCGCCTGGCAGCACCGGTGGGCGGCCCTCCGCCTGGGATCCGCGCACCGCGTGGCCGACCTCCCCGGCATGTCCGAGCTCGGCATCTCGTTCGCGACGGCCGATCGGCGCCTGCCCGCGCGCGACGTCGTCCGCGACCACTACGCCCGCTACGAGCAGCACTTCGACCTGCTGGTCGCCCGCCCGGTGGAGGTGCGTGCGGTGCTCGACGCGGAGGCGCCGCCGGCCGTCGCGTCGCGGCGCCGCGCCGCCCACCCCTCCGACTCCGCCCGCCCGCTCCTCGTGCGCGCGACGGACGGCGACCGCGTCGCGCGGTTCGTCGTCAACGCCACCGGCACGTGGGGCGCGCCGTTCATCCCCTCGTACCCCGGGCTCGCGACGTTCCGCGGGCGGCAGCTGCACACGTCCGGCTACCGGGCCGCCGCCGACCTGCGGGGGCTCCGCGTGCTCGTCGTGGGCGGCGGCACGTCCGCCATCGGCTTCCTCCTCGAGCTGGAGGGGGTGGCCGCGCGCACCATGTGGTCGACCCGGCGACCCGTCGACTTCCTCGAGGCGGGCGAGCTCGACGTCGAGGCCGCGGTGCGCGCGGTGGACCTCCAGGACCGTGCGGCGCGCGCCGGGGAGGCGCTGCCGAGCATCGTGAGCGGCACGGGGGTCCCGCGCACGCGGCGCATCGTCGCGGGGATCCGTCGCGGGGTGCTCGACAGCCGGGGACCCGTCGCGCGCTTCGAGGAGGACGCCGTCGTCTGGGCGGACGGCGAGCGGGACCAGGTGGACGCGGTGATCTGGGCGACCGGCTTCCGGCCCGAGATCCGGCACCTGGCGCCGCTCGGCCTGCGGGAGAAGGAGGGCGGCGTGCGCGTCGAGTCCGGGGTGTCGGCCCGGGATCCGCGGGTGTTCCTCGCGGGCTACGGTCCGCAGGCGTCGACCATCGGCGCGAACCGCGCGGGTCGTCGCGTGGCCAGGCAGGTCGTCGCGGCCCTCGGCTGA
- a CDS encoding APC family permease, whose protein sequence is MTPDPQAPESSPAKRLLIGEKLASDKLEGQLLPKHLALPIFASDPLSSVAYAPQELLLILTLGGLAFLSFAPWVAACVVILLVVVVLSYRQLIKAYPSGGGDYEVAHKNLGEKAGLVVASALLVDYILTVAVSVASGVDNIISAIPEIAPFRVEIAVFFVALLAAVNLRGVRESSKAFAVPTYLFIASVGVMIVVGLTRTALGDPPVAESAGYTVDTPTLSQVAFILLLLRAFSSGCSALTGVEAISNGVPAFRTPKVKNAQATLVIMGGTAIVLFVGLTTLALIARVHYGEHPCDLQGWAECATEPQKSLMAQVAAATFGNGSVMFYLLQATTAAVLLLAANTAFNGFPLLGSVLAKDAYAPKSLLTRGDRLVYSNGMLLLALGATLILVVYQANLTQLIQLYIIGVFVSFTLGQTGMVVHWTRMLREGCANRGEVIRGLAINAFGALLTALVLIVVTITKFTHGAWLVFAIMPVLFLLMLGVNRYYRDVEKEIEVDPVTVFGSTGDHAVVLVGRMQKPVLKALDYAIAANHDSIEAVHVSVDDEATKLLERQWVEMEIEMPLRIVASPYRDISFPLIKYLKSRRAEHGSEIITVYTPVYIVGHWWETLLHNHKARRIRQKLLLVHGVTLALVPWLLDSSELIYGRRSRPVPGQDRRGEPVRPAVRRSGPPPTTPVKHTSGRRTP, encoded by the coding sequence GTGACTCCGGACCCCCAGGCTCCCGAGAGCAGCCCCGCCAAGCGGCTGCTCATCGGCGAGAAGCTCGCCAGCGACAAGCTCGAGGGCCAGCTGCTCCCCAAGCACCTCGCGCTCCCCATCTTCGCGAGCGACCCGCTCAGCTCGGTGGCGTACGCCCCGCAGGAGCTGCTGCTCATCCTCACGCTCGGCGGCCTCGCGTTCCTCAGCTTCGCGCCGTGGGTCGCGGCCTGCGTCGTGATCCTGCTGGTGGTCGTGGTCCTCAGCTACCGCCAGCTGATCAAGGCGTACCCGTCGGGCGGCGGCGACTACGAGGTCGCGCACAAGAACCTGGGCGAGAAGGCCGGCCTCGTCGTCGCGTCCGCGCTCCTCGTCGACTACATCCTCACCGTGGCGGTGTCGGTGGCCTCGGGCGTCGACAACATCATCAGCGCGATCCCGGAGATAGCGCCGTTCCGCGTCGAGATCGCTGTCTTCTTCGTCGCGCTCCTCGCGGCCGTGAACCTCCGCGGCGTGCGCGAGTCGAGCAAGGCGTTCGCGGTGCCGACGTACCTCTTCATCGCGAGCGTCGGCGTGATGATCGTCGTGGGCCTCACCCGCACCGCGCTCGGCGACCCGCCCGTCGCCGAGTCGGCGGGGTACACGGTGGACACGCCGACCCTGTCGCAGGTCGCCTTCATCCTCCTGCTGCTCCGCGCGTTCTCGAGCGGCTGCTCGGCGCTCACGGGCGTCGAGGCCATCTCCAACGGCGTGCCCGCGTTCCGCACCCCGAAGGTCAAGAACGCGCAGGCCACCCTCGTGATCATGGGCGGCACCGCCATCGTCCTGTTCGTGGGCCTCACGACCCTCGCCCTCATCGCGCGCGTGCACTACGGCGAGCACCCGTGCGACCTCCAGGGCTGGGCGGAGTGCGCGACCGAGCCGCAGAAGAGCCTCATGGCGCAGGTCGCGGCAGCGACCTTCGGCAACGGCAGCGTGATGTTCTACCTGCTGCAGGCCACGACCGCCGCCGTGCTCCTGCTGGCCGCCAACACCGCGTTCAACGGCTTCCCGCTGCTCGGCTCCGTGCTCGCCAAGGACGCCTACGCGCCCAAGTCGCTGCTCACGCGCGGCGACCGCCTCGTCTACAGCAACGGCATGCTGCTCCTGGCGCTCGGCGCGACGCTCATCCTCGTCGTCTACCAGGCCAACCTCACGCAGCTCATCCAGCTCTACATCATCGGCGTCTTCGTGTCGTTCACGCTCGGCCAGACGGGCATGGTCGTGCACTGGACCCGCATGCTCCGCGAGGGCTGCGCGAACCGCGGCGAGGTGATCCGCGGGCTCGCCATCAACGCGTTCGGCGCGCTGCTCACGGCGCTCGTGCTCATCGTCGTCACCATCACCAAGTTCACGCACGGGGCCTGGCTCGTCTTCGCGATCATGCCGGTGCTGTTCCTCCTCATGCTCGGCGTGAACCGCTACTACCGCGACGTGGAGAAGGAGATCGAGGTCGACCCGGTCACCGTCTTCGGCTCCACGGGCGACCACGCGGTCGTGCTCGTCGGCCGGATGCAGAAGCCGGTCCTCAAGGCCCTCGACTACGCCATCGCCGCGAACCACGACAGCATCGAGGCGGTGCACGTCTCCGTCGACGACGAGGCGACCAAGCTCCTCGAGCGGCAGTGGGTCGAGATGGAGATCGAGATGCCGCTGCGCATCGTCGCCTCGCCGTACCGCGACATCAGCTTCCCGCTCATCAAGTACCTGAAGTCCCGTCGCGCGGAGCACGGCAGCGAGATCATCACGGTCTACACGCCCGTCTACATCGTCGGCCACTGGTGGGAGACGCTGCTGCACAACCACAAGGCCAGGCGGATCCGCCAGAAGCTGCTCCTCGTGCACGGCGTCACGCTGGCGCTCGTGCCGTGGCTGCTCGACTCGTCGGAGCTCATCTACGGCCGCCGGTCCCGCCCGGTGCCCGGGCAGGATCGCCGCGGCGAGCCCGTGCGCCCCGCGGTCCGCCGTTCCGGCCCGCCGCCGACCACCCCCGTCAAGCACACCAGCGGACGCCGGACGCCGTAG
- the yczE gene encoding membrane protein YczE, giving the protein MLRRSVQFAIGIFLYGFAIGMMLQAAIGVSPWDVLSQGLGLKTGIPFGVATNIIGALVLLLWIPIRQRPGWGTVLNVVFVGYSAQVALAVVPAVESLWIRVPLFAAGLVLLGVATGLYIGAHFGPGPRDGLMTGIHRRTGWPVWRVRVGIELVVLAIGWALGGNVGVGTLAFALLIGPVVQRTLPLFDLPVPTRAPRRRTRGAAPEDPAGTLPTGPVATVG; this is encoded by the coding sequence ATGCTCCGTCGCTCAGTCCAGTTCGCCATCGGCATCTTCCTCTACGGCTTCGCCATCGGCATGATGCTCCAGGCCGCCATCGGCGTCTCCCCCTGGGACGTGCTCAGCCAGGGCCTCGGGCTGAAGACCGGCATCCCGTTCGGCGTCGCCACCAACATCATCGGCGCGCTCGTGCTGCTGCTCTGGATCCCCATCCGCCAGCGCCCCGGCTGGGGCACCGTCCTCAACGTCGTCTTCGTCGGCTACAGCGCGCAGGTCGCGCTCGCCGTGGTGCCGGCCGTCGAGAGCCTCTGGATCCGCGTCCCGCTCTTCGCCGCCGGCCTCGTGCTCCTCGGCGTCGCGACGGGCCTCTACATCGGCGCGCACTTCGGTCCCGGCCCGCGCGACGGCCTCATGACCGGGATCCACCGCCGCACGGGCTGGCCGGTGTGGCGCGTGCGCGTCGGCATCGAGCTGGTCGTGCTCGCGATCGGCTGGGCGCTCGGCGGGAACGTGGGGGTCGGGACGCTCGCGTTCGCGCTGCTGATCGGCCCCGTCGTGCAGCGCACGCTTCCCCTCTTCGACCTCCCCGTGCCCACCCGCGCACCCCGCCGTCGCACGCGCGGCGCCGCCCCGGAGGACCCCGCAGGCACCCTCCCCACCGGCCCGGTCGCGACGGTCGGGTAG
- the yczR gene encoding MocR-like transcription factor YczR, whose translation MTLAGSAPSAVLGPTALTTLLGEWARPGSPAYQALADGIRHLVLDGRVPVGARLPAERELAAALGLSRTTVAAAYAALRGTGHLASRRGSGSVTRIPRSPLRAEGGGREVADMSRAAVPAAPALAEAAMRAAARLPAHLEGHGYDVEGLPELREAIAARYRARGLPTEADDVMVTVGAQHAIGLLASVLVHRGDRALVEQPSYPHAIQALRDAGARLVGAGVGADGWDEDVLEQTIRRTRPALAYLMPDFHNPTGRTMPEDQRARIVALAEAHGVTVIADETTAELDIDRPTAHPPLAVHGSPGAVVLVGSVGKTVWGGLRVGWIRAGRPLLRDLARARSARDLGTPVLEQLVVAEVLGGMDGILAERGARLRETRDHVEAELARRFPGWEVPHVDGGLAVWVGIGAPVSTELALAARSRGLAITGGSRFGHDGAFERFLRIPVTATPAATDRALDILEDAWRGLAPEVGRPDAGREHDVVDRSVLV comes from the coding sequence ATGACCCTCGCTGGATCCGCGCCCTCCGCCGTGCTCGGCCCGACCGCCCTCACGACGCTGCTGGGGGAGTGGGCGCGACCCGGGAGCCCGGCGTACCAGGCGCTCGCCGACGGGATCCGGCACCTCGTGCTCGACGGGCGCGTGCCCGTGGGCGCGCGCCTGCCCGCGGAACGCGAGCTCGCCGCCGCGCTCGGCCTCAGCCGCACCACCGTCGCGGCGGCGTACGCGGCGCTGCGCGGGACCGGCCACCTCGCGAGCCGCCGCGGCTCGGGCAGCGTGACGCGGATCCCCCGGAGCCCGCTCCGCGCGGAGGGCGGCGGCCGCGAGGTCGCGGACATGAGCCGCGCCGCCGTGCCCGCGGCGCCCGCGCTCGCCGAGGCCGCGATGCGCGCCGCCGCCCGGCTGCCCGCGCACCTCGAGGGGCACGGCTACGACGTCGAGGGGCTGCCGGAGCTGCGCGAGGCCATCGCCGCCCGCTACCGGGCGCGCGGCCTGCCGACCGAGGCCGACGACGTCATGGTCACCGTCGGCGCGCAGCACGCGATCGGCCTCCTCGCCTCCGTGCTCGTGCACCGCGGCGACCGCGCGCTCGTCGAGCAGCCGAGCTACCCCCACGCGATCCAGGCGCTGCGCGACGCCGGCGCGCGGCTCGTCGGGGCGGGCGTCGGCGCCGACGGCTGGGACGAGGACGTGCTCGAGCAGACGATCCGCCGCACCCGGCCCGCGCTGGCCTACCTCATGCCCGACTTCCACAACCCGACGGGCCGGACGATGCCCGAGGACCAGCGCGCGCGGATCGTGGCGCTCGCCGAGGCGCACGGCGTCACCGTGATCGCCGACGAGACGACGGCCGAGCTCGACATCGACAGGCCGACCGCGCATCCGCCGCTCGCCGTGCACGGGTCGCCGGGCGCGGTGGTCCTCGTCGGCTCGGTGGGCAAGACGGTGTGGGGCGGGCTCCGCGTCGGCTGGATCCGCGCCGGCCGGCCGCTCCTGCGCGACCTCGCCCGGGCGCGTTCGGCCCGCGACCTCGGCACGCCCGTGCTCGAGCAGCTGGTGGTGGCCGAGGTCCTGGGCGGGATGGACGGGATCCTCGCCGAGCGCGGCGCACGCCTGCGCGAGACGCGCGACCACGTCGAGGCGGAGCTCGCGCGACGGTTCCCCGGCTGGGAGGTCCCCCACGTCGACGGCGGGCTCGCGGTGTGGGTCGGGATCGGCGCGCCCGTGAGCACCGAGCTCGCGCTGGCCGCCCGGTCGCGCGGCCTGGCGATCACGGGCGGGAGCCGATTCGGGCACGACGGCGCGTTCGAGCGGTTCCTGCGGATCCCCGTCACGGCGACGCCGGCCGCCACCGACCGGGCGCTCGACATCCTCGAGGACGCGTGGCGCGGCCTCGCGCCCGAGGTCGGCCGGCCGGACGCCGGCCGCGAGCACGACGTCGTGGACCGGTCGGTCCTGGTCTGA
- a CDS encoding trypsin-like serine peptidase, which translates to MRIRSTTAPAPAGASAPRPRSRRAVAALALAGGLASAAVLAVPVAASAQDASVVVASASADHAAAVAHWTPAARAAALAADAPSVAGSASASGSTRSATLSASDDASAASGAPVPHPDEPFVGVLFYVSGGRNHACTASVVDTPSGDTIATAAHCLADRRTGAATTLATFIPGAQGASAPHGIWPVRVAAVSSAWTATGRASDDAGFARVSGPAGEVLAASVGAAEPVFGSALVPATVQAPNLAVLGYPTAGSATASLEACEGRPRHDTGGQTSLPCTLGTGAAGAPVLTFTGEQHAVVARPSAGRGVLLAPWGADAERAFSSLQGR; encoded by the coding sequence ATGCGCATCCGATCCACCACCGCACCCGCCCCGGCGGGTGCATCCGCCCCCCGTCCCCGCTCCCGTCGCGCGGTCGCCGCGCTGGCGCTCGCCGGCGGCCTGGCCTCGGCCGCCGTCCTCGCCGTGCCGGTCGCGGCCTCCGCGCAGGACGCGTCCGTCGTCGTCGCGTCCGCGTCCGCCGATCACGCCGCGGCCGTTGCGCACTGGACGCCCGCCGCCCGCGCGGCTGCCCTGGCCGCCGATGCGCCGTCGGTCGCCGGGTCGGCCTCCGCGTCGGGGTCCACGCGGTCCGCGACCCTCTCCGCATCGGACGACGCGAGCGCCGCGTCCGGCGCGCCGGTCCCGCACCCCGACGAGCCGTTCGTCGGCGTCCTCTTCTACGTCTCGGGCGGTCGGAACCACGCGTGCACCGCCAGCGTCGTGGACACCCCGAGCGGCGACACGATCGCGACGGCGGCCCACTGCCTCGCCGACCGTCGCACGGGCGCCGCGACAACGCTGGCCACCTTCATCCCCGGAGCCCAGGGCGCCTCGGCCCCGCACGGCATCTGGCCGGTGCGCGTCGCGGCGGTCTCCTCCGCGTGGACCGCGACCGGCCGCGCCTCGGACGACGCCGGGTTCGCGCGCGTGAGCGGCCCCGCCGGCGAGGTTCTCGCGGCCTCCGTGGGCGCCGCCGAGCCCGTGTTCGGATCCGCGCTCGTCCCGGCTACGGTACAGGCGCCGAACCTGGCCGTCCTCGGCTACCCGACCGCCGGATCCGCCACCGCGTCCCTCGAGGCGTGCGAGGGCCGCCCGCGGCACGACACCGGCGGCCAGACCTCGCTGCCGTGCACGCTGGGCACGGGTGCCGCCGGAGCCCCGGTGCTGACGTTCACCGGCGAGCAGCACGCGGTCGTCGCGCGGCCCTCCGCGGGACGCGGCGTGCTCCTCGCCCCGTGGGGTGCCGACGCCGAGCGCGCCTTCTCCTCGCTCCAGGGGCGGTAG